From the Centropristis striata isolate RG_2023a ecotype Rhode Island chromosome 5, C.striata_1.0, whole genome shotgun sequence genome, the window taaaaaaagaattgaagaggggcgtgtacgaaggtggagggctggaaatctactcgcactattatttcttattgattGAAAAGTTGATGGTAGAAAATGTAAACACGGAAATAAAGAAAGCAACATGGAACCGATCGCAAATCGAGTACGTTAGATTATACCGGCCGTGATCTGCTCCGGTGTTCAGGCCAAACTAATTTAGTAAGAAACGCTCAGAacgagctcctgttgaggctccaGGTTATCAATAATGTGTTGAGTTAATATTTCCGCAGACGATAATCTGTGATCAACCCACAATCCACtgcgttttggttcatttcctttaattggCCCGGATTCTGGTCGGATTACATTCACAGTGCAATCAAACGGCACTAGGGTCGTGTTTGGATACCGGTTGTTTTGGTGCACCAGAGTACTATTGGATTGTTCACAAGCAATCAAACGAAccataacaaggatttaactgcaccagagtttgattaaaacagactaaactttgggttgtgagaGCGCCCTAAGATCTTGGTTCTGGGTAGTGGTAAGTGATCACTTGTTTTGACTATTGGGCTGTCGGAACAATGGCATGACACGATTCACCTCAGTGTAGGGTGATTAATTAAAGGTTTTTCTTTGTCCAAGGAAGAAGCTTACACCACATCGTTGCTCATCGGGATCCGCAAAGAGGCCCGGTCACAGGTGCTGCACCTCTCCAGGAACAAGCGCTACACCCTCACCCCGGAGCAGCTCAAATGGGACCAGTTCAAGCTAACATACAAGTATTCATTTGTTATTCTTCCGTGCAACATAACAGCAGAGTACAGTtggagaaaatggaaaaaaaagaaataggaaATAGAGAGTTAGGCAGGTGTTGGTTTTGGCAggaaaacacaagcaaagatatTTTACAGTTGAAGTAGGCATTAGCAGCACCATAATGGAATAATTCACCCCAAATTGAAGAACTTGTCAATATCTTCTCATCTCACATAAGTCAAAATGGCTATTTATGGTTGTAAGACCAACAAAAGTTACTTACAGAACTTTAATAAGGGATTATATGGAGGATTTGCACCCAGAGCTGTCTATCTAATATATAATATCTGCATCTCTTTCATATTGACTCTATTTGATTCTTATTAAAAGTACTCATATCTGTCTAACCCTAGCGAAGCTATAGGAGAATATCAAGTAATGGAGCTGTACTCTGAGAGCTTGTGGGAATTCTGTCTGAACGGTAGTCATTGTGTTTTGGCAGATTCCTCTTGAGTAGAAGAATGTGTGTTGAAACTGGTAATAACTACATAATGCTTTTTGTTTCTGAGCAGGTTACTCTCGTTTCCTACAAACTTGATAAACGCCAGCGACACACGCCGAGGCATCGCCAAGGCTTTCGGCTTGTGGAGCGACGTCTCGCCGTTCAGCTTCAGAGAGGTGCCAGCTGACCAAGAAGCGGCCATTAAGATCGGTGGGTACTCCGCATGTGGCTGCATCAGTCCACCAACAGATGTTCCTTGGCTCCGAGCTCCAGACTTTCTGCTTTGTCGTTACTGTTTTTCTCTCCGTGCTGTCATCGCAGAAATGCATTTCGTCTCCAAACGTATTAAATCACACCACCGCGACTATATTACCAAGCTTATATTCAGCATGATTCATAATTCtgagtgtaaaaaataaaggcttAACAACTTCCATACATGTCAGCCTTTGGTGAAGCAGTCTAAATTATGCTTTATCTGTCCCTTTGGGTGCAAACTCCAGGGTCCTGCATAAATTCTCACTGACGCTGAGAGGAATGGTTGTCATCTTGCGGGCTGAAGGCTGAAGAAAAAGATCTGTCTTTTGTAATTAATCATCCGCCTGCTGTTGtctaaacagagcagaaataatGGAGTGAGGGTTTCCCTCCTCGGCTCTGAGgtatgtgtctctttctgtcttggCAGGCTTCTACCCCATCAACCACACAGACTGTCTGCAGTCCTACTTGCACCATTGTTTCGACGGCATCACGGGAGAATTGGCTCACGCGTTCTTCCCGCCAACTGGCGAGATCCACTTCGACGACCATGAATACTGGATTCTGGGAAACATGCGATTTAGCTGGAAGAAAGGCACGTGTCTTTATCATGTTTGTTGAAGCTGCTAATATTTAACCCACCAGGTGATGGATGCAGCAGACGCTGAGCTGGACGGCATGTGGGATCGGCACAGCAactgaaagagaaaataatcagctgTGTGTATGTTGCAGGAGTTTGGCTGACAGATCTTGTCCATGTGGCAACTCACGAAATTGGCCACGTCCTGGGACTCATGCACTCCATGAATCCGAAAGCTATAATGCACCTGAATGCAACTCTGACAGGGCGCAAGCTGATCACACAGGATGATGTGTGGGGATTGCACCGTCTCTACGGTATGTTCTCAGTCCTTCTTACCGTTCTGCCAAAACACAAATGGGAGATTGTCAGTCATTGTCAGTCATCTAGGACACATGATGTCTAGAAGTAGCAAAAGCAAATGGACTTTTTTGGTCTTGAAGACATTTTGCAATTCATCCAAAAAAGAACCAAGAAGCCTCATGAGTGAATGGAAAACGTCCTCAAGACCCAAACAGCCGATCCAGTTCTTATGCTGGGACAGACTACATAATAGGCCTGATGGCCCAACCTGACAGACACAGGGTTTCAGGAGCAAACACAGTTGTCTGTTCTAGTGCAAGACAACTGGTGGGTTCCATGACATTGGAGTGAAACATGTCTTTGTTGCTGTCTGGTGGAACCTTTAAGTTGGTCCCTGGTACTACCTTTCAGATCATGTGATGAAAGTCATTAAGGACGAAAAACTATAGTTATCTTTCGGCCAAGTCGGggcaagaattaaaaaaaatagcaatggCTTGATTGGAGGTGGGGGAAAAGTGATACAGTATAGTATCgggatattttgcgtggcaatattttatcgattcatggccgccaagtatcgatatttagtgttctgGCCGTCAGtatctttgccatttttgtttttttctggaggccgtagcgggctcacttttaggaatatactggaatCTATAGGACAGGATATCATGTCCGGAAGTTGTccaaataacgctgcaaagttaggcttttttatttatggtACATTCAAAACAATTCAAAGCAGTGAAGCTTTTGAGCAAGAGggaagtttgagaaaatgatgcagttgttgtcgtccatataTGTTTGATaccagttgagttcagtttgactgaatactttgtagTCTGTTGGTTTGACTTTCATTGAGGAGAaataaaagactgaagtgagatgaacagactgagaattttctcttatttgacaaaaaatcatgattgaatttaattttgtggacacaaaatgctgttaaacagtcaaatcgcaatatattgaatCGCAATACTcatcatatcgcaaaatgcttaaaa encodes:
- the mmp23ba gene encoding matrix metalloproteinase-23, coding for MVCCQTPRSLRRREWGFAPLLAAALLTLLFAGMQQTTAFPSWRFEEEAYTTSLLIGIRKEARSQVLHLSRNKRYTLTPEQLKWDQFKLTYKLLSFPTNLINASDTRRGIAKAFGLWSDVSPFSFREVPADQEAAIKIGFYPINHTDCLQSYLHHCFDGITGELAHAFFPPTGEIHFDDHEYWILGNMRFSWKKGVWLTDLVHVATHEIGHVLGLMHSMNPKAIMHLNATLTGRKLITQDDVWGLHRLYGCLDRLFICPAWARKGYCESKRKLMQKHCPSSCDFCYEFPFPTVAPTPAPPRTKHKLVVEGKKLTFRCGKKIASKKGKVYWYKDGELLEFSHPNYISLKDDHITIVANAINEGTYTCIVKKKEKVLTNYSWRVRVRF